From a single Glycine soja cultivar W05 chromosome 19, ASM419377v2, whole genome shotgun sequence genomic region:
- the LOC114399511 gene encoding uncharacterized protein LOC114399511: MQLAETERKKTMAEDPISSFCNALAAFCGHLHSSSDALKQSIDRRPIPLDSASSTFLQCLNRRVSTASADLDMLDSMSFGTVSFEELLGHCNELYKKNHSDLLQLQDRLQCYGYSAVPDIEEADEDEDIQRQDPEDKLDSPSSFYGSLSVADSSFKSFEEDALLDESLSLKKFGLSDTCLAMLASKGDFSPQKPEKVQEFKQQHHHDAETEGSNFLSDEKDKENIKSAEAPSPILKILKSEFECLPAYMKGLTSWEDLVVAVDKINSSLSKKTNGCSYFHQDEIPSFELGPKTRSYLLLLVRMNRLVVETIDGLLSYRVL; encoded by the exons ATGCAATTGGCAGAGACAGAGAGGAAGAAGACGATGGCGGAGGATCCGATTTCTAGCTTCTGCAACGCATTGGCAGCTTTCTGCGGCCACCTCCACTCCTCTTCCGATGCCCTCAAACAATCCATCGATCGCCGACCTATTCCTCTCG ATTCCGCCTCGTCGACCTTCTTGCAATGCCTCAATCGCCGCGTATCGACCGCGAGCGCCGACCTCGACATGCTCGATTCCATGTCCTTCGGTACAGTCTCTTTCGAAGAGCTCCTAGGTCACTGCAACGAATTGTACAAGAAGAACCACTCCGATCTCCTTCAACTCCAAGATCGCCTCCAGTGCTACGGTTATAGTGCTG TTCCTGATATTGAGGAGGCGGATGAAGATGAGGATATACAACGTCAAGATCCGGAAGACAAATTGGATAGTCCGTCTTCTTTCTATGGATCACTCTCCGTCGCCGATTCTAGCTTCAAAAGTTTCGAAGAAGATGCTTT ACTTGATGAATctttgagtttgaaaaagtttggGCTGTCAGATACATGTCTAGCCATGTTAGCATCTAAAG GTGATTTTTCACCACAAAAACCTGAGAa AGTACAAGAATTTAAGCAGCAACATCATCATGATGCGGAGACTGAAGGAAGTAACTTCTTATCTGATG AGAAAGACAAAGAGAATATAAAGTCAGCTGAAGCTCCCAGCCCCATCTTAAAGATATTGAAAAGCGAATTTGAATGTCTTCCTGCCTACATGAAGGGACTAACATCATGGGAG GATCTAGTCGTGGCTGTTGATAAGATTAATTCAAGCCTAAGCAAGAAGACCAATGGATGCAGCTACTTCCACCAAGATGAAATTCCTTCATTTGAATTAG GTCCTAAAACAAGATCATATTTGCTGCTTCTAGTGCGCATGAACCGATTGGTTGTTGAGACGATTGATGGTTTACTATCGTACAGAGTATTGTAG
- the LOC114399794 gene encoding MATH domain and coiled-coil domain-containing protein At3g58270-like, with protein MENQQVKGVALEKFTWKVEGFTKLNTKKQSSKAFKVGGYKWKIVLYPKGRNVEYLSLYMKVADSLPPYGWSRFVYFRLALINQVDSKKSIVKETQQKFNAGNSAWGSPSFIPLSEFHDLAQGYLVKDACIIEAQVLVSKVAFNIPGSLAQSITTIHEPNGDQARLTEVEMTPSDLTSSPTSTQGSKDDHVNEIELQLIHSEDQEIGPSASDFTPSPKQVQFAPSAPPMYPSLFDESEQVILTPLSDLIDFNSVEAEEASFIPLWEEVCSWHPSLIENQRRRSPRFILWAFIALGRVLHFLKTKTIRDMGNDDCMMHLQVLWEELQPFGFDLTWLEPHVQSAMSAKAYFERGEYVKSIRVNIASLEIELKKLKTKLAVAELDLEVARRDLAEVENDFQERDMDAELGYGIP; from the exons ATGGAGAACCAGCAGGTGAAGGGTGTTGCTTTGGAGAAATTCACATGGAAGGTTGAAGGTTTCACCAAATTGAATACCAAGAAACagtcctccaaggctttcaaagTTGGCGGTTATAAATG GAAGATTGTTTTGTATCCTAAGGGGAGGAATGTGGAGTATTTGTCCTTGTATATGAAGGTTGCTGATTCTCTACCACCATATGGATGGAGCAGATTTGTATATTTCAGGTTGGCTCTTATTAACCAGGTGGATAGCAAGAAGTCAATTGTAAAGG AAACCCAGCAGAAGTTTAATGCTGGAAACAGTGCTTGGGGTTCTCCATCTTTCATTCCTCTCAGTGAATTCCATGACCTTGCTCAAGGTTATCTTGTGAAAGATGCATGTATAATTGAAGCTCAAGTTTTAGTCTCTAAGGTCGCATTTAACATCCCAGGCAGCTTAGCCCAAAGCATTACGACAATTCATGAACCTAATGGAGATCAAGCTAGGCTAACAGAAGTGGAAATGACACCTTCAGATTTGACATCAAGTCCTACAAGTACCCAAGGTTCTAAAGATGATCACGTAAATGAAATAGAACTGCAACTCATACACTCAGAAGATCAAGAAATAGGACCCTCAGCCTCAGATTTCACTCCAAGTCCTAAACAAGTTCAATTTGCTCCTAGTGCTCCCCCTATGTATCCTTCTTTATTTGATGAATCTGAGCAAGTGATCTTAACCCCTCTAAGTGACCTTATAGATTTCAATAGTGTAGAGGCAGAAGAAGCATCCTTTATTCCATTATGGGAGGAGGTATGTTCATGGCATCCATCACTAATAGAGAATCAAAGAAGGAGAAGTCCCAGGTTCATATTGTGGGCATTCATTGCCTTGGGACGAGTGCTACATTTCCTTAAGACTAAGACAATTAGGGATATGGGTAATGATGATTGTATGATGCACCTTCAAGTTCTATGGGAAGAACTTCAACCCTTTGGATTTGACTTGACATGGCTAGAGCCCCATGTTCAATCAGCAATGAGTGCAAAAGCTTATTTTGAAAGAGGAGAGTACGTGAAAAGTATAAGGGTCAATATAGCTTCTTTAGAGATAGAATTGAAGAAGCTGAAGACTAAACTGGCTGTTGCAGAACTTGACCTTGAGGTTGCAAGGAGAGACTTGGCAGAGGTAGAAAATGATTTCCAGGAGAGGGACATGGATGCTGAACTTGGTTATGGGATACCATAG
- the LOC114399917 gene encoding MATH domain and coiled-coil domain-containing protein At3g58270-like isoform X2 — protein MDNKRRPSINFETFTWKIENFSRQNTNKLKSKAFQIRGYKWQIRLYPLVKNVDHFSLRLMVADSLPPYGWDRNTYFKLALINQLDGSKSVVKETEQKFKGGFREWGSFFVNVSDFYDPKQGYLVNDTCIIEAHVCVSDLSTLQANNLNIITPTNDLKFGDQSARHSETSEGEVQGSDLTLRDLLDLECLAKEGADFVPLLEEACIWHPSLIRSQSKSSKLFKQWAFTSLGEVLHVLKISKVKDMNEDAFNHLQGLWEELVKRSGFQLSWLEPYVQSALAMKAQVEKAAEVNKLKDNVVDLEVKMKKLRGELKAAEAEFEVARRALAEARKGFIEIEVDLNAELGYAMF, from the exons ATGGATAATAAGAGGAGACCGAGTATTAATTTTGAGACCTTCACgtggaaaattgaaaatttctcTAGACAGAACACCAATAAACTAAAATCCAAGGCTTTCCAAATCCGAGGTTATAAATG GCAGATTCGTTTGTATCCATTAGTGAAAAATGTTGACCATTTTTCATTACGTTTGATGGTTGCGGATTCTTTACCACCGTATGGATGGGACAGAAATACGTATTTCAAGTTGGCTCTAATTAATCAATTGGATGGCAGTAAATCAGTGGTAAAAG AGACTGAACAGAAGTTCAAAGGTGGATTTCGTGAGTGGGGCTCATTTTTTGTGAATGTTAGTGACTTCTATGACCCTAAACAAGGCTATCTTGTGAATGATACATGCATCATTGAAGCTCATGTTTGTGTCTCTGATCTTAGCACTCTTCAAGCTAACAACTTGAACATAATTACTCCAACCAACGACCTTAAATTTGGTGATCAATCAGCAAGACATTCAGAAACATCAGAAGGGGAAGTTCAAGGTTCAGATTTGACACTAAGGGACCTTCTAGATTTGGAGTGCTTAGCAAAAGAAGGAGCAGATTTTGTTCCACTGTTGGAAGAGGCATGCATATGGCATCCTTCCCTGATAAGGAGCCAGAGTAAAAGTTCTAAACTGTTCAAACAATGGGCATTCACATCTTTGGGTGAAGTTCTGCATGTACTCAAGATAAGTAAGGTGAAGGATATGAATGAAGATGCATTCAATCACCTTCAAGGTTTATGGGAGGAACTTGTTAAGCGGTCCGGATTTCAATTGTCTTGGTTGGAGCCTTATGTTCAATCTGCATTGGCTATGAAAGCTCAGGTGGAAAAAGCAGCTGAAGTGAATAAACTCAAAGACAATGTGGTTGATTTGGAGGTTAAAATGAAGAAGTTGAGGGGAGAGTTGAAAGCTGCAGAAGCTGAGTTTGAGGTAGCAAGGAGAGCCTTGGCTGAGGCAAGAAAAGGTTTCATAGAGATAGAGGTGGATTTGAATGCTGAATTAGGCTATGCCATGTTTTAA
- the LOC114399917 gene encoding MATH domain and coiled-coil domain-containing protein At3g58270-like isoform X1 — translation MMAATRMDNKRRPSINFETFTWKIENFSRQNTNKLKSKAFQIRGYKWQIRLYPLVKNVDHFSLRLMVADSLPPYGWDRNTYFKLALINQLDGSKSVVKETEQKFKGGFREWGSFFVNVSDFYDPKQGYLVNDTCIIEAHVCVSDLSTLQANNLNIITPTNDLKFGDQSARHSETSEGEVQGSDLTLRDLLDLECLAKEGADFVPLLEEACIWHPSLIRSQSKSSKLFKQWAFTSLGEVLHVLKISKVKDMNEDAFNHLQGLWEELVKRSGFQLSWLEPYVQSALAMKAQVEKAAEVNKLKDNVVDLEVKMKKLRGELKAAEAEFEVARRALAEARKGFIEIEVDLNAELGYAMF, via the exons ATGATGGCAGCTACTAGAATGGATAATAAGAGGAGACCGAGTATTAATTTTGAGACCTTCACgtggaaaattgaaaatttctcTAGACAGAACACCAATAAACTAAAATCCAAGGCTTTCCAAATCCGAGGTTATAAATG GCAGATTCGTTTGTATCCATTAGTGAAAAATGTTGACCATTTTTCATTACGTTTGATGGTTGCGGATTCTTTACCACCGTATGGATGGGACAGAAATACGTATTTCAAGTTGGCTCTAATTAATCAATTGGATGGCAGTAAATCAGTGGTAAAAG AGACTGAACAGAAGTTCAAAGGTGGATTTCGTGAGTGGGGCTCATTTTTTGTGAATGTTAGTGACTTCTATGACCCTAAACAAGGCTATCTTGTGAATGATACATGCATCATTGAAGCTCATGTTTGTGTCTCTGATCTTAGCACTCTTCAAGCTAACAACTTGAACATAATTACTCCAACCAACGACCTTAAATTTGGTGATCAATCAGCAAGACATTCAGAAACATCAGAAGGGGAAGTTCAAGGTTCAGATTTGACACTAAGGGACCTTCTAGATTTGGAGTGCTTAGCAAAAGAAGGAGCAGATTTTGTTCCACTGTTGGAAGAGGCATGCATATGGCATCCTTCCCTGATAAGGAGCCAGAGTAAAAGTTCTAAACTGTTCAAACAATGGGCATTCACATCTTTGGGTGAAGTTCTGCATGTACTCAAGATAAGTAAGGTGAAGGATATGAATGAAGATGCATTCAATCACCTTCAAGGTTTATGGGAGGAACTTGTTAAGCGGTCCGGATTTCAATTGTCTTGGTTGGAGCCTTATGTTCAATCTGCATTGGCTATGAAAGCTCAGGTGGAAAAAGCAGCTGAAGTGAATAAACTCAAAGACAATGTGGTTGATTTGGAGGTTAAAATGAAGAAGTTGAGGGGAGAGTTGAAAGCTGCAGAAGCTGAGTTTGAGGTAGCAAGGAGAGCCTTGGCTGAGGCAAGAAAAGGTTTCATAGAGATAGAGGTGGATTTGAATGCTGAATTAGGCTATGCCATGTTTTAA
- the LOC114398398 gene encoding MATH domain and coiled-coil domain-containing protein At3g58270-like, protein MDNQKGMSISFETFTWKIENFSKQNTKKLQSKTFRIRGYKWRIRLYPLMKNVDHFSLYLMVADSLPPYGWNRNTHFKLALVNQLDGNKSVVKETQQKFNGGYRSWGSFFVNLSDFYDSKQGYLLNDTCIIEAHVCFSDLSTLEANNLKKITPTKDSKSGDQAARNSESTQQEDDKEAETEIETEISDESETFSSSTCGSSETEWEIQSSDLTLKDLLDLASLGKEEAACVPLLEEACIWHPSLIRSQRKSSRWFKLWAFTSLGQVLHLLKTSKVKDMNEDACNRLQGLWEELVKHSGFQLSWLEPYVQSALDMKTHLDKTDEVNKLKDSVVALEIKMKKLREELVAAEAEFEVARRALAEARKGFIEMDLNADLGYAMF, encoded by the exons AAGAAACTACAATCCAAGACTTTCCGAATCCGAGGTTATAAATG GCGGATTCGTTTGTATCCATTAATGAAGAATGTTGACCATTTTTCATTGTATTTGATGGTTGCGGATTCTTTACCTCCGTATGGATGGAACAGAAATACGCATTTCAAGTTGGCTCTAGTTAATCAATTGGATGGCAATAAGTCAGTTGTAAAGG AGACTCAGCAGAAGTTCAACGGTGGATATCGTAGCTGGGGCTCATTTTTTGTGAATCTTAGTGACTTCTATGACTCTAAACAAGGCTATCTTCTGAATGACACATGCATCATTGAAGCTCATGTTTGTTTCTCAGATCTTAGCACTCTTGAAGCTAACAATTTGAAGAAAATCACTCCAACCAAAGACTCTAAATCAGGTGATCAAGCAGCAAGAAATTCAGAATCCACACAGCAGGAAGATGATAAAGAAGCagaaacagaaatagaaacagaAATATCAGATGAGAGTGAGACATTTAGTTCTTCAACCTGTGGGTCTAGTGAAACAGAATGGGAAATTCAAAGTTCAGATTTGACACTAAAAGACCTTCTAGATTTGGCGAGTTTAGGAAAAGAAGAAGCTGCTTGTGTTCCACTGTTGGAGGAAGCATGCATATGGCATCCTTCCCTGATAAGGAGCCAGAGGAAAAGTTCAAGATGGTTCAAACTATGGGCATTCACATCTTTAGGCCAAGTTCTGCATTTACTCAAGACAAGTAAGGTGAAGGATATGAATGAAGATGCATGCAATCGCCTTCAAGGGTTATGGGAGGAACTTGTTAAGCATTCTGGATTTCAATTGTCTTGGTTGGAGCCTTATGTTCAATCTGCATTGGATATGAAAACTCATTTGGATAAAACAGATGAAGTGAATAAACTCAAAGACAGTGTGGTTGCTTTGGAGATTAAAATGAAGAAGCTGAGGGAAGAATTGGTAGCTGCAGAAGCTGAGTTTGAGGTAGCAAGGAGGGCCTTGGCTGAGGCAAGAAAAGGTTTCATAGAGATGGATTTGAATGCTGATTTAGGTTATGCCATGTTTTAG